The genome window CCCGCAGAAGCTTTGCAGCAAAGAGGGGACCACAAATAGTTGCTCCCAGCCCCCTGCTTGCCTTGCCATGCTGAGCTCAGTCGCTTTCTCTTTGCCTGCTGCAAGAGAAGCTGCACAAAGAAAACACCCCGTTCTCCCTCGGCATGCCCCAGATCAGCCTCCTGTAATCACTTGATGGTACTTTACCCTTCTGCCacccttctccccttcttccagtGAGGATGGCCTTAAACCTAGGTCTTGCAAGGGGTATTTTTGCACTCTCTTGCTTGTCCCCTTCTGCAGCTTTTCCCTGCTCTGGCTCAGGGCAGTTTGGGAGCTGCAGAACCAGTCAGAGATGTgtcctccctgcagcctgtgctgccccATGCGTCCATCCAAGGATGAGCGCAGAAGAAACATGCTGCAAGCTGAAAACTGGAAGATCCAACTTTATTCTCTTGATTCTTGCCCAGAAGTGAACCCTCACCCACCCAGTCCCTCTGTATCCAGACCCTGCCCCATCTGCACGTgcaatagatggaggaaagttcaGCCCACGTTAGCGCAGCACAGGACGCTGCAGCCAGCATGGAAAGGCCACTGGGGACAGTGATTTACTCCAAGACCTTGAAGCCAGGATGGAAAAGGGGACATGACCTACAGATGGCAGTGATGGTGGTATGCTTCTGGTCTGACTCATCAGACTGTTTTTGGAGCAGGGAAACACAGAACAGATCAGTAGGAAGCAGAAGCTGGTGCTCTGTGTCTGCAAGGGTGGCTGTAATAGCAGTATTTTTGTAACTCCCAATCATTATCCTCTCAATGGCATTTTTCCCCCCTGTAGACCTCAGCATTGCAACGGTgtctcagggaagctgtggatgtttTAGTGAAGCACGGGGCATTTcaactccagaaaaaaaagggtCTCATCAACCTCCTGAGCCCCAGGCTTATACGGAACCCTCTGCCAAGGAGTTGCCAAGAGCAATGCCTTGTAAAAATTTTCTTGCAAATGGTACTGAACAGACCTTGAGAAACAATTATCTTTgtgcaatgaagaaaaaagacTCCTTCTGCTTATTCCTTTAGTTTCCTGGCTGGTGTCTTATGGAAACAGAGTAAAAATGGAATTTGCCACAGAGGAGGTTGCAGGGATGGTATGAACACACAAGGATGGTGCGTGGGATGTACACATGCTCCACTCTGCCCATGCTCTTGCAGGTTGCCTCCTGCTCCCCTGGACGCGCCCTAGCAATAAGAACAGAGTAAATGGCAAGTTTCTTGGCTTTCCCCCACCCGAGAGGGCTGAGAGCTAGGCATGCCTGGCTCCTGTATACCTCCTTTCATCCATCTGGTTTTACAGAAGATAGGGCATCAAAATCAATCTTACAGCTGCTCCAAGGGAAACCACAGCAAATCCCCCTGGGATTTAACCAGCATGTGTGAAGCCATTGGCTTTTCCCAGAGTTGAGGGTCTGGGATAGTCATTACTTTTCCTCTCCTGCAGTCCCTGCTGTGAAGGGACAAGGGAGTGCAGATTAACAGAAGAAGTTGCTTGAAATGGTCTGTAAAACATCTGGGAAGCGAAATCCAGGAGCTCTGATTGCAACCCAAGTTCAGGCAAAGGGCTCCTGAGGGTTTTGGCTAGTCAAACTCCCAAATTTACTTTTGCAGGTCTAACCTGCCCTGGCCTGTTAGTCCAGGGCATGTTTTGAGCTTTCCAGAAATACATCCCATACATGAAGGCTGAGCCCTTCTGAACTCATTCCATAGCTTATTCTAGACAGAACTAAATGCCAGCTTTCTTCAATTGCTAACCACACTCTGTTGAGCAGGTAGTGAGAGGAGACCAGCATCCATCTGCTGCTTTAACTCAGGAGATGGCACCAAAACTGATGATAAACCAAGCTTCTGATGGAGGTTTGCAGGACTTTTTTGGGGTTGTGCATAGGAATATAGGAGAGGCCCATAGACACAGCTTGTGCGGGAGCTCGAGTCCTGGGAAAAAAGCATAGTCCACATGGAGTGTGTGTACAGCCCCTGCTCTCACTGAGGGTGACCCCAGAGCACCAGCCTTGATGGCACTGCCCACACTCTTCTGCTGAGCAGAGTTGCAGCACTTCATCCACTACTGCTCCCCACAGAGGAAAGCTGTAGGGGGAGATGTAGGTCCTGGGGGCCAGAATCAACTGAAAGTGAAGAACATCTGCTTAGCAGCTGGAAACTGGAAATCTAAGGGGTTTAGGTCCAGGTGCCCAAACCTGTGGCTTGAATCCACTTGAATTCACAGCACTGGAGATGGGTGAAGCCACACATCAGCAAAGAAGGTTATTCCCAAGGCATCTAAGAGCTCACAAGGCAGCTTGGCAGAGAGAGGAGTGGGGACGTTTTGGCTGGAGCACAGGCACTTGCACTGTTACAGAGCGTACCGGAGGAGTGTGCCAACGACCATGGCCATCAGACCCAGTGCTGCAGAACTCCTTCCCACCCCGTTGATGGTTCTGGTGTCATCGGTGCAGAGATCAGTGTAGCAGCATGACTTGGGTTTGTTTGCCCCTATTCCATTATAGGAGATGCATTCTTCCTCACAGCTTCTGGTCACGGTGATGTTGCCAAAAAAGGGATAACCTGAAACAGGCAGtttggagaaggggagaagaagacagagaaagaacaggTGAAGGAAGGTGCAGACAGCTGACATCGAGAAACACTGACTTTGTGCAATGGAGGGGAATTAAAGTAAAGTGTTTATAGGTAAATGAAGGTAAATAAGGTGTCGAGCATCTTTAATCAACAGGTGCCTGTAATCTAGACTGCTCTTTGTAGTAACAGGTATGACCTTTCTCCCTGCTGCTACTTCTAAATTTATTCTAGCATTGACAAGAGACAAAATCCCTGTGTATTTTGTTCAGGTGAGTTGCTCCTGCGATGGCTCTGCATAGAAGGTAGCAGTGCCAAGAATCACTGGCGTAACGCTGGCATGGGTGCTGATGAGACAGTTGGTGCTAAGTGAAAAAGTCTACAAACAAGGAGAGAGCCCCTGGGTTTCTGCGATATGTTTGCATGTATCTATTATTTCAGGGTCTGTAAGGGCATAGGGACGGAAAAGGCAAAACAGACTGAGTAAGCAGGATAAGTCCTGTATGCTTCACTATGAAGCTCCGAATCTGATGGATTTCTCTTATTCCCACTCTTAAATTGGATAACTCCACCTGGATTCTTAAAGGAAGTTAAAAAGGATAATCCAAGCTGTGAccgggagggggagagggaagcatggccagcaggttgagggaggtgattctgcctctccactccactctggagtcctcagaacaggagagacacggacctgttggagcaggtccagaggagaccacggagatgctccgagggctggagcccctctgctgtgaggacaggctgagagagttgggggtgttcagcctagagcagagaaggctctgggaagaccttatagcagccttctagtacctaaagggggcctgcaggaaagctctgGAGAGAGTCTTGAttagggagtggagtgataggatgaggggtaacagttataaactaaaagagggtagattcagactagatgttAGGAATAAATTGTTTACACTGAGAGTGGTGAAAtattggcccaggttgcccagagaggtggtggatgcctcatctctggaaacattccaggtcaggttggacagggctctgagcaacctggtgtagttgaaggtgtccctgctcattgcagggggttggactagatggcctttagaagtcccttcccacccaaaccattctatgattctataattctatgattctaagttcaTGAGGTAATTTGTCCCAGGAAGGATGCATCTCTCCTCGTGAGCACTCACAGCAAGCAAAGAAACTTACCTGTGTCTACGGAATGCAGCGTTGTTGTACACACGGTGGCTTTCGGGGGGCACAGGGTGGCTGTTCTGCACTCAGCAATGTCTGTTGGATCCTTGCACGTGTAACATCGTAAGGACTGGGCTGCAGAGAGCAACAGAATGGGTCTGAGGTGGTCACAGCAGCAAAAGTAGACAGCAAGTCTGCAGCTTCTCTGCTCTGTGGTGGGGACTATGTGATTGTCCGTGCTTCTTCCCCCCTTCACCAAGATACAGTGGCCTCAGAAACAAAGCATAGCTGGAGCCAGTGGCAAAGCTTGGGTATGTCAGGGGGGAAAGACCAAACCCCAACACCAAAGGACAAGGATGGTGTTGCAGGAGTTGAGCGTGGTCATTACCTTGGGGGCTCAGCATCCTGAAAAAAGCAGGGATCTAGAGAGACCTATTGCTTGGGTAGCTTTGATAGGATCTTTGCACCCTCTGTAAGAGATGCTACAGCAGAGAGCAAAATAGCTTCTTTTGTTGAGAGCAGCATTCACCAGCACCGAAAGACTGGCACTTCCCCCATTCCTCCACCCACAACGACAGCTCCTTCATACTTGTTTAGAGGGATTTGTGCAGAACTTAgtaactgagagcagaatttaAATTTCAGAGCTGTACCAGAGACCCTAAGGGCTGAATGTGGCCTAAAAAACACTTTCATCAGGGGctactgctgcttttgaaaagaaatgatgCCACAAAGCCCTTGCTGGCTGCCTGCGGACACAGGGACACTTTTACATATGCAAGCATTGATCACAGCAGTTGCTTAAAAGTATCGGTACAAGACCTGTCCATCCGCAGCCAGCAGATACCGAGTGTGCGTATTTTTCGGAGTTGTGCTGGTGTGACTTGATGACAGAAACCAGCCTGGTTTGATATTTTCTATTCTACGTGTCTTCCACACACACACGGCAGCTGAAGAACCACCCAAATGTGTCCACTGCCATCTATTGGTAAAATTGCAGAGAGACGATGTTTTCTAGTTATAGTTCTGCAGCATCTGCTGTTAGAGAGAAACTTCTGGGACTTTGTGATAAGAATAAACATTTTTGAAGGCAGTTGTTTGAACGTCTGACTCTGGAATGAATTTTCAGAGCATCTACTTCTCTTAGAACCACCTTTGGAAAACTCAGCTGTACGATAAAGCCTACACAATGCAAAAgctttctttgttctctttgcagAGGTAGAAAGGACTTTTTAACGTGAGCAGTGGTGGTGTTCTGGTGGCCATATCTTTTGTGTGGTGAACCCGACCCTGTTACCTGAGCTGAGGACCTTTGTAGATCCCTTCCAAATGACCTATGAGagcttgttttatattttaacacCTAGTGCCCACTGAGAGAGAAAACGCAACTTTGTCAATCTGACAAGGATACGGATGTTTGTGAGTGTGTAGGACTGGCTAATGGATGGATGGAGCTGTGCTAGCTTAAAGCATCTGAGAAACTAATCTTCAGCCTTTGGGTTGAGCTGGTTTCTAAACCTCCCCATTTGCATGAGTGAGCAGGGCAGGGCCATGGGCTCTGGGGGAGTTAATTCCAGttaagagcaggaagaaaactcTCAGGCGCCTTGTCTTTCACTGACTCAGGGTGCAGCACTCAGAGGATACTGGTTTTATAGAAAAGTTGCAGTGGAAGAGGAAAGCCCAAAAGCATAAAGAGCAGAACAGAAGAGAAGAACTGAACACAGAGGACAATGCTGTGTCCTGATCTAAGGCCAATACTTGACCGTTCATCACTGTCCAACAGTACTGTCTGTCCCTTGATATCAAACCTCTGGAAAGACGAATGGTCACAGACATATTCCTCAGCTGCAAGAGCTGTGCCTAGACCAGCTGCCTCCTACTGTATCATCCCAGAAAATCTATTTCTGTCTCCATCTCAGCTATAAAGCAAAGGGTGGTGATGCCTCTCTGTTTCCATAAAGTGCTCTGAGACCCGTGAGTGGAGACCTGCTCTGTCAGTTCCTCAGCAACCCCATTAAATCCAGGACAGGACTAGACccagagggagggaaagaaacacATAATACACCACCtgtgaaatatctttaaaaaaagaaaaaataccagcaggtactgaaatataaaaaattgCAGTAGCTGTATAGAAATAACCTGTGGTGGGTTTGACCCATGCTCTTCAGCCAGTAGTTGGGTTTGCTTTAGAGACAGGTGGAAGGAGTGATGAGGATAAGGGGATTAAAAAAGTGATGCAGCCTAAAGACACTCAGAACACTTCCATGCATAAAGAATTGCAAGGTGTATGCCTTTCAGCCTTCTTCCATTTGCAGACCTTTGAATGATCTCGATGTAGCCATGCCTCCAGATGGAGGTATTTGAACCCTGCCCAAGCTGTCTTTCCTCTGAGATCTTTCAGAGTCCCACAAAAACTGCCTGAGGACCTCTGAGGCTTGTGGGCTCTAGATTAAAATCCACTGAGTTGTTGTCACCCCAAGAATGACTCTGTTCCAGGCCAAGGATGTATTTGCAGTGGATCACAAATAGATGGAGTAAGAACACAGCGATGATGAGACCCTATTACCAGCTTGCTCGAGACCCAGACTCATCAGAGACCAAATCTAAGCAGACGCAGGAGAATTTCCTATCTCTGCCTATATCCTAATCTCTAGAAATTAGTGGAAACGCGGGAGACAGTGGTTTAATGAACCTTTCTAAAATTCTTGGAGTTATTTCTCAAACCCTCACCTGTATCTATACTGAAGCCTCGCCCTCTGGTTTTCAGAACTTCCAGCAGACAGCTGGGAAGTTTTAGGGATGGCAGGAGCTCAGGATGAAAATACCCCATCCTATCCCCAGGGGGACAAGTTGGCAGTTTAAGAGCTTGTACTGCTCTGTGCCATGTGGCTGTCATTCACACCTTAGTCCTATAAAGCAGTGGTTGGTCCCCTCCATCCTGATTGGGTGACAGGTGAGCACCTATGCATCTGAACGATGTTCATTGCTCTCTGTCAAGCACCATATCTTTCCCCACCAGGAATGCATATCCCCTTTCCCCATTGACCCTCTCCATTAACCTTCTTAAATACATAAGGGCATCATTTCCCCTACCTGGGGATTACCAGGtctttctgcctttcccctcccctcccaggcaTTTCCCAGGTGGTCCCTGCAGTGTCGGGAACGCGGAGGTCTTACCCAACTCCACGTATGCCAGGCCAAGCAGGAGCCCAACCAGAAATGTCTTCATGCTGAGAGCAGATCTGTGAAGCCAGGACAGCAAAAGAGAACCGCTCCCAGACAGCTTTATATGTTTTCCCACCCTCCACCTCCTGTTGATCCTGTGGGCGGATTCCCTCAGGGCGTCAGGGGAGAGCTCAGCTCCAGTCTGGATTGGGATTTGTAGAGGAACAAGTTCCCCAAGGAGGTGACGTCACTGCAACAATAAGACTCTAGCCATACGTATTCTCATCTTCAGGTTTATGTCCTGGAGCTGGTcccatggaaaaggaaaaacacagcttGCATTGCAAGGGGTGGCCCCATGCCGGTGCTTGGATGGGGAATGTGACAAGGTATGTTTGTTCCTTCAAGTCTGGCTCTGTGAGCCAAGAGCTAGATTGTGTCAGGCGTGTTGCATTGGGCAACAACAGTCTCGATGCAagtgggagcaggctgggcttCTACACGCATTGGCTCAGCCTCACCGAAGCCTGTTCCATGTTTTCATGCCTACTGTTCTCCAGGCTGGCAGAAGGGAAGCTGGCGTGGCTGGATTTGCTCAAAGCATGTCTCTTTTCCCAAATCCAGTGTAAAAGCAAGCCCGGTGTCTGGTTCCTGGGGGCTTAGTTAGTAACTGAGCCctggtgctgagctgctgggcATGGGAGCCCCTGAAAGGCCAGTGGAGGTGAATGTGGGAGATGGTGCCTCCAAATCTGGGATTTGTGTATGacattttgtttcagatttttgttGGCAGAGCAGGGCGCTGTGCTTTCTTTTACAAACGTGTCGACTATTTGACAAATTTTATTCTGAATGTGGGAAATAAATCCAACATGGAGAAATGGATCAACTTTCCCACTGCAGTACCTTTCTGACAGAAAATTTCACTTTATGCATTTCAAGGCAACcctttcacaaaaaaatattttttttatcttatatAATGTTTGTGGAAAGGCTTAAAAAGCTTGCATTTTGGGAGAAATGCTTTGCTCCTCCTTTTTGACTGAGCCAATGGCATTTtatatttcacaggaaaagctgatagacctttttgttgtttttgttgtgatccagggtggaaaaaaacagcattatGCAATTTCCCATAAAAGAGCTGAATATGCCAATGAAGAAAAGTTTGTGAATCACTGTGGAGCACTCAGAGACTTCAGGGATGGAGACAAGGTGAGTGCACAAAATGATCTAATGCCTGTTGCTCATTGCGGCAATGCACGTGGCCATCGATACCATTTCCAGGAACCTATCCTTTTTCCCAGTTTGTGATTGGGACTTTTTGGGCAAGTGCTGCTCCCTAAAGGTTTGCAGTAACTCGAGAAGCATTGCTAATGAAAATTTCCACAGTCAGGGATGACACAAAGCCGATCAGTCTGGGGCAGCAGGATCAGTGCTGTGccttgggaaaggggagggaaagacagGTACCCTAATGCTCACTTGGCTGTGAGAgtgaaaataatctttattttatctttctgtgcTGTCAGAGACCAGGTACATAAAACCAAACAGTCCAAACATACCTCTCTGGGTGTACAGGAAAAACTCCGCCCTGTGAAAGCCACCAGACCTGGTTATATCCAGATCCTTTCTTGTACCAAGGCAGTTCAAGGCGTATTTGAGCAATATCTTAATTAGCACCCACGAAACTGAGAAAGATCCAGTGCTTTAAGTATTCAAGGTGGTTATGCCTGAATAAGTAAGCACAGCAGGGTTGACACTCCAGCATTCACAACACTAAAACACCGCTCGGCAGATTGTGTGTATTGTATGTAGCTTGCTGAAATGGAGATGTCAGCATAAGGGTGTTATAGTGGTCTGACTGTACTTAAAAGCATTGCATACCAAGAAATCCTTGGAGTAAATCAGTGTGGTTGAAGGAATAGTGATATAAATAGGAAACTAAATGAGTCTGTCCAGCTTGGTGGAGGCTGTCCATTGCTATGGTGTCTGGACATGGGATGCATCCGCCCGGTAGGATTGTTTGCCTCTGGCCAGTGCAAAGCCACTTAACTAACGGCTTGAAAAGGTTTGAGATTTGGCAGTAAGGCAGATCATCAGGAAACCACCAGCACTGGGGTTGTTAAAGCTCCTGCAGACTGGTTGAGTATGTGGGAGTGCCAGACTTCAAGGAGGGAGAAGTTGGGAGAGTGCCAGTAAAATTgtggaggaaagggaagatgtACAGGCATTAGCTGATCTAAAGATAACTAGGAGCCTCCAGTGAGATGGAGCCctgacaacaaaaccaaaaccaaacacaaacaaacacaaatgacGTCAAGTTCTGTGTTGGTGTGAAGAAGGCAGGTTATTAGCAGGGTGATTCTGGAAGTGCTAGCACCCTGGCATGAGGCCCTAGTGGCTTCTCACCTGGAATTTCATTGCCCCTATCAAGAAATAATGGActcttgatggaaaaaaaaaaatacagatggaaACTAATGGGAAGAAGACTGGGAGAACAGGATCCACCCCAAAAGATGACTCTGGAAAATACTGGCCCTTTTTAGTTTGACAGAACAGAGGTTGAGTggagatataatttttttttccccaggagcacTGAAAACAGATCTACAGAAACTAAAACTCCTTAAGCTAAAATGTCACACTGGACTAGAGCTGACATAAGACTAGCATGAATTAAATTAGACTGGCAATGAAAGGTAGGCTCTTAAACTCTAGGAAAAATTGAGTCCCTTCTAAAAGCAAAGGTAAAGTAGAAATCCCACATGCTTTAAGATGGATCTTGATAAATATGTGAAAGAAGTGGTTTGATATAGCAGTTAGGACAGCCTTAGACAGCTCGTAGGACTCAGGAGGACCTAAATTCCTATCTGTCTGTGTCAATGGTAGAATAAACCCTGAGCAACATTTTGAAGACTGACTGACAGGAGCCGTAAGGGACTCCGGTTGAAATGTTACTTCAGGTCTGAAGATCTGAGAATATAAATGAGGCGTGGTGTGGAGGGAGAAAGGCTTCTGTGCCAAAAACCTCTCTGAATTTTCAGTGGTATCAATCCAAAACCACTATCAGCCTGCCCCTGTGAGACTGGCCTTATAAGGTAATAATCTCTCTCTGCTTATCACATATGCAAGGAAAGGCAGAGGATGGAAATTCAGTGTTCACAGGCAAGAAGGCGACATGCTTTATAACTATCTGATCAAACTTCTGTTACAGTTAATTCTTGtttgaatgaaaaagaaaccagatTTTGTAAAGAAGTCCTGTGACAGAGAGTCCACACTAAGGTCTGATAAGCTTTTACAGTGGTCAGTTATCAGCCATATGTAAATTAATCCCTACGTAAAATATTTCTACTCTGATTTATAAAGCTTCTACAGCCAGTGGCTCTCATTAAACCCCTCTACTAAACTTAATTGCTCACTGTTACAGCTTTCTTCTCCTCAAGGGAGACACAGTTTTCTAGGATATCCCTTTGATAAACTTTGATGGTCTCTTTGACTCCTTCCTTGGAAGGCCTGTCCTCCAGAGCTTTAACCCTTCTGGTGGTCCATCTCCAAACTGCCTCTGATTTACCACCTTCTCTCCTGCATTGCCCAACCCAGAACTAGATGTTGCCTTGTAACAACAGCCAACTCCAGTCCCAGGTATAAGCAGAATGTATCTTTCTGTCATGAGATGAGCATCAAACAACTGTGTTTGACACTGTGGCCATGGCATTGTAGCCGTGACATCAGTCTACCTGATGTCAATGCCTTTCTTGGGAGCTGCTTCTCAGGATGGAGTCTGCCATTAGGTTCCCAGATATCATGGTGATGGCTGGAGTATAGGAAAACAGAGAGACTACTGATGAACATATTGAGTCAACCTGAGTTCAGCTTCTGTGATTCAGGTGAGGTAGATTTTTTTCTGGGGACCGTTTGGATGACTGTGTCTGTGGGGTCTACCATGTTCATCTGTGACTCAGCAGTGGGAAACTATGCTGTCTGTGGCCATGGCTGCAGTGATGCTTGATGACATGTTCAGCTAATCGAAGCTCACACCTTTCACGGGTGTGCACTTATAACAAGACTATAGGCTTATTTGGGTGGAGTTGCTCTCCACCCTCCTGATGAAACTCTGCCACTGGGCAGAAAGGAATGCAGGTTTCATCGGGCTGCAGAAGGGTGAAAGTGTGAGCATGACTCCGTGAGCACCCTTCTCCTAGGAGCCCTTTAGGTCTTCCAGGGGCTGTTCTATACAAAACACAAGTGTCCCCATATAGGGGGGATATCAAAGAGAAATCCAGAGTCCCAGCGCTGACTCAGTTAATCTCTAAAGAAAGACCTCTTATCCCTTTCCTCCCATGTCTGTGCTTCATTTTGGTGGTTTGCATACCCTGTCTAAAGATGTGAAATGGGAAATTGAACCTCTCCAAGCAGAGAAGGAAATTGCATTCACATCTCCCAAGTTCTGGCTTAAGCACACTCTAGGCTAAAAAGCAGGTGCACTTCTGCAGATGGGAGGAAATCCTCCACCCCCgctgtatttttggaaaaagaaatttgcTCTGTTCAGTGTTCTGAGAGAAAAAAGGCAAGTCCAAGGACATGGACTCTACATATGCAGGTTCCTCTTCTTCTAGCCACAGGGTCGAGGACAGTCCCTTCAGGCATCACCTCACCAGCTGTGCTTGGTCAGCCCTGGGAATGTAGGTCTCCCAGGAATTTTCAGAGGGCATGCAAAGTGTCTGACGCATGTTTCTGGACTGCATCCCAGAAGGATGGATATCTACAAGTCAAGGATTTTAGGGATTCTTTAACCTGTACCAATCCTGCCACGGACTTGAAAAGTGCATAGGATGTGTAGCAGTTTGCATGTTCCATGGCCCTGTTATGACCTGAACCCATTGTATCTGTCCCAGGCAGTGCCCAGGCACACTCTGAAGCATACCATGGGCCAAGGATGTTTCCCATGAGGCCATTaagtttttggggaaaaagaaaattcagctatGCAGGTATGAGCTGTGCCGATTGTCGTCAGGATCAGAGAATGGATCCTGTCCCCTTTTAAAGACCAGTGTAGATGTAGCCTGGATGTGTCTTCAGATGAAAGTCTCTTCAATTCATTGTTATGTTGTGATTCCCCTTTCTGTCCTGGTGATAGCTGCTGCAAACCATATGTGAAAGCCTTTGCATTGTGACCCAAAAGTGCGTGTTCTAGCATGCAAGAGGATATTGTGACCATGTACTTTTTCATCTGAAAGTTGGATGATTTAGAGCCAAGGCTGAAGGGTGCTGGGAGTATTCATGGGGGTTTCTGTTGGTTGGGAGACTCTGATGTCTTGGTTCACACTTTGATCAGCTGATGGCAATGTCAGCCTCTGAGAAACCTTCTGCAGTAGTGCAGGAGTGGACAACATACAAAAACCAGCCAATTGCAGGGCCTGGTTCCTCCCTCCCCTTAGCAGGGagatttttccctctttatcAACTAGATTTTGGTTGTGCAGGGgatggaaaaaggaaatggaattcTCCCTATTAACTTAAGATATCACTTACCTTTGTCAAAACCA of Rissa tridactyla isolate bRisTri1 chromosome 2, bRisTri1.patW.cur.20221130, whole genome shotgun sequence contains these proteins:
- the LOC128906258 gene encoding secreted Ly-6/uPAR-related protein 1-like, giving the protein MKTFLVGLLLGLAYVELAQSLRCYTCKDPTDIAECRTATLCPPKATVCTTTLHSVDTGYPFFGNITVTRSCEEECISYNGIGANKPKSCCYTDLCTDDTRTINGVGRSSAALGLMAMVVGTLLRYAL